The following coding sequences are from one Oryzias melastigma strain HK-1 linkage group LG20, ASM292280v2, whole genome shotgun sequence window:
- the pkia gene encoding cAMP-dependent protein kinase inhibitor alpha, producing MTDAEESFEDFIASRRSGRRNAVHEIPTAETLQGSTDLSQRLVQLSISKSEEEEGESESNQDSTAKDEEVQAEDG from the exons ATGACGGATGCCGAAGAGAGCTTTGAGGACTTCATCGCTTCCCGGCGGTCTGGCCGCAGAAATGCCGTCCATGAAATCCCAACAGCAGAGACGCTGCAAGGATCCACAGATCTGTCCCAGAGGTTGGTGCAGCTCAGCATCAGCAAGAGCG aggaagaggagggagaatCTGAGAGCAACCAGGACTCTACGGCCAAAGACGAGGAGGTTCAGGCTGAAGACGGTTGA